Proteins encoded by one window of Candidatus Hydrogenedentota bacterium:
- a CDS encoding GMC family oxidoreductase N-terminal domain-containing protein: MNRMETEAIVVGSGPGGTTLARALARQGKRVLLLERGSDHRGAFYYGTYLGPLIYSDRASLLFTKEGLNIVRPLMVGGATNMFCGCAAPPPPWLKEQYGVDMDAEVNETIAELEIAPLPPELRGSASTRIAGAAQSLGYPWEPQPKFMKPARARAFDCGAKCMLGCRCGAKWNAAEYADEAVAMGAQLATRTCVDRVIVEKGRCVGVAGRRGRRAFEARGQVVILAAGGIGSPRILQASGFPEAGNGMTMDITVMVYGFGNEPGIGKEPPMTWSWENPDEGYMLSTLADPWLLFPFIMALKGLRYPLYWPKWNRLLGIMIKLKDDISGGVFPNGKISKPMTERDRSRMASAQRVCERILEAAGAKPSSIFVTPQRGTHPSGTVRIGTMLDENLQTKTPGLYVCDASVFPEALDRPTVLTIIGLAKRLAKHLIATELA; this comes from the coding sequence ATGAACCGGATGGAAACGGAAGCAATCGTGGTGGGATCGGGTCCGGGCGGAACAACGCTGGCCCGTGCGCTCGCGCGGCAGGGCAAACGCGTTCTGCTGCTTGAGCGAGGCTCGGATCATCGCGGGGCCTTTTACTACGGCACCTATCTCGGCCCGTTGATTTACTCGGATCGGGCAAGCCTCCTTTTCACGAAGGAGGGATTGAACATCGTGCGGCCCCTGATGGTGGGCGGCGCCACGAACATGTTCTGCGGATGCGCCGCCCCGCCCCCGCCGTGGCTCAAGGAACAGTACGGCGTGGATATGGACGCGGAAGTCAACGAGACCATCGCCGAACTCGAAATCGCGCCCCTACCGCCCGAATTGCGCGGTTCCGCCTCGACGCGCATCGCCGGGGCCGCTCAATCGCTCGGCTATCCATGGGAACCGCAGCCGAAATTCATGAAGCCCGCCCGGGCGCGGGCGTTCGACTGCGGCGCCAAGTGCATGCTCGGCTGCCGGTGCGGCGCGAAATGGAACGCCGCGGAATATGCGGACGAGGCTGTGGCCATGGGCGCGCAACTGGCCACGCGCACGTGTGTAGACCGCGTAATCGTCGAAAAAGGCCGTTGCGTGGGGGTCGCGGGCCGCAGGGGGAGGAGGGCCTTTGAAGCGCGCGGCCAAGTGGTGATCCTCGCGGCCGGCGGAATCGGATCGCCCCGCATCCTGCAAGCCTCCGGTTTTCCGGAAGCTGGCAACGGCATGACGATGGACATCACGGTCATGGTGTACGGTTTTGGGAACGAACCGGGCATCGGCAAGGAGCCGCCGATGACATGGTCGTGGGAAAATCCCGACGAAGGCTACATGCTCAGCACGCTTGCCGACCCCTGGCTGCTGTTTCCGTTCATTATGGCGCTGAAAGGCCTCCGCTATCCCCTGTACTGGCCGAAATGGAACCGCCTGCTCGGCATCATGATCAAACTCAAGGACGATATTTCGGGGGGCGTGTTTCCGAACGGAAAAATCAGCAAGCCTATGACGGAGCGCGACCGGTCGCGCATGGCGAGCGCGCAGCGCGTGTGCGAGCGAATTCTCGAAGCCGCCGGCGCGAAACCGTCGTCCATTTTCGTTACCCCGCAACGCGGCACGCATCCCAGCGGCACCGTCCGCATCGGCACGATGCTCGACGAAAACCTGCAAACGAAAACGCCCGGCTTGTACGTGTGCGATGCCAGCGTGTTTCCGGAAGCGCTGGACCGGCCGACGGTTCTGACGATTATCGGTCTTGCCAAACGGCTGGCGAAACACCTGATCGCGACGGAACTGGCCTGA
- a CDS encoding 6-bladed beta-propeller: MKYSSRAMFAGMVLFLAWAMTGLAPETAALDISIEWVRPDLPQPWYFTRPQGIACDSAGNIYVADMFNDRIQVFTTEGVFIRRWGERGSQPGQFMSPAAVAVDASGNIYVADTYNYRIQKFDSNGAYLAHWGGFGDGDGQFKTPQGVSVDVGGNIFVADSGNNRVQKFSSQGVFLSKWGTLGSSDGQFKSPGCVAFDREGNIYVADTENHRIQKFDGNGVFLTRWGSYSQAIDGKFCFPRCVLVNAANEVLVVDTNNDRIQRFDVSGVFLGKWGVAGSDNGQLWNPWSAVQDNAGNIYISDSWNNRVQKFDSEGQFLASWSASGNQDGMFQNPKGTAVDNLNNIYIADTYNNRIQKFDAQGSLLEIWGYEGDADGAFYEPEGIAVDGVGNVYVADTQNHRIQKFNSSGDFVGKWGVQGYENGEFDTPNAVAVDGSGNVFVCDSRNDRVQKFDSNGAFLLAWGDWGTNPGQFRYQYGIATDHAGNVYVTDGNCRVQKFNNNGQFLSVWGEYGQGEGQFDDPRGIAVDNSLHVYVVDNPTHRVQVFDSAGSFLYQWGSKGDALGRFYGPSGIAVDNEGRVVVVDSGNSRIQKFVVTPGGEGEGEGEGEGEGEGEGEGEGEGEGEGEGEGEGEGEGEGEGEGENGNDSDLDGLTDSQEAALQTDPNNPDTDGDGMTDGFEVANGFDPLVSDADEDADGDGFCNLEEFLRGWDALDADSPNARIFVSPTGSDTTGDGSETNPLRTVTHALSQAGASAGAPVSVLLFPGIYTENIVLAPWITLCGTAPDGAIIEGAITGASSSGIRNLEVREPGTAVAELLLIDNVAMTVENVRFSGKTGSTTTGIKVLEGGSERPLIDRCLFTGLATGVDALGGIPLIRRSLFENLGGDGIVIRAISKAAGGDLSDAQDPNAGFNTFRIGSIAGHAVVNERSQTVLMQNNDWDTDNPVEIAAAIAGQATFEPFLAKGAGLIPAGIVCMVWNFDTKEAISNASVQLQPGTFRPVTENSGGIYSMACLGAGNYTVTVSAPGYANVSRNVDAVAGTLKTLVFGMSTVPVPPANGGGCFGGTLSDMPWPVNPSLDADNLLPCLAMLLCLASASRMAKRGRASLRRGD; this comes from the coding sequence ATGAAGTACAGTAGCAGGGCGATGTTTGCAGGGATGGTTTTGTTTCTGGCGTGGGCGATGACGGGGCTGGCTCCGGAGACGGCGGCGCTCGATATTTCAATAGAGTGGGTACGGCCCGATCTACCCCAGCCATGGTATTTCACCCGGCCGCAGGGTATTGCGTGTGATAGCGCTGGCAATATCTATGTTGCCGACATGTTCAATGATCGCATCCAGGTTTTTACTACGGAGGGGGTATTCATACGCCGGTGGGGTGAGCGTGGCAGCCAGCCCGGCCAGTTCATGTCGCCTGCCGCGGTTGCGGTGGACGCCTCGGGAAACATTTATGTTGCCGACACCTATAATTACCGCATTCAGAAATTCGACTCGAATGGCGCTTATCTTGCGCATTGGGGTGGATTTGGCGATGGCGATGGACAATTTAAAACTCCGCAAGGTGTTTCAGTGGATGTAGGGGGAAACATCTTTGTCGCGGACAGTGGAAATAACCGTGTGCAGAAATTTTCCAGTCAGGGTGTTTTCCTGTCCAAATGGGGAACATTGGGCAGCAGTGACGGGCAGTTCAAGAGTCCTGGATGCGTCGCCTTTGACAGAGAGGGCAATATCTACGTTGCCGATACCGAAAACCATCGAATTCAAAAGTTCGACGGCAACGGCGTTTTTCTAACCCGTTGGGGATCCTACAGCCAAGCGATCGACGGCAAATTCTGTTTTCCCCGCTGTGTTCTGGTCAATGCCGCCAATGAAGTACTGGTCGTGGATACCAACAACGACCGCATCCAGCGTTTTGATGTTTCCGGCGTTTTTTTAGGCAAGTGGGGCGTGGCCGGATCCGATAACGGCCAATTGTGGAATCCGTGGAGCGCTGTTCAGGACAATGCAGGCAACATATATATTTCCGATTCTTGGAACAACCGCGTGCAAAAGTTCGATTCAGAGGGCCAATTTCTGGCGAGTTGGAGCGCATCCGGCAATCAAGACGGCATGTTTCAAAATCCCAAGGGAACGGCCGTGGACAATTTGAACAATATCTATATTGCGGATACATACAACAATCGAATTCAGAAGTTCGATGCACAGGGCAGCCTCTTGGAAATATGGGGTTATGAGGGCGATGCCGATGGCGCCTTTTACGAACCGGAAGGGATCGCGGTTGACGGCGTTGGAAACGTCTATGTGGCCGATACCCAGAATCATCGAATCCAAAAATTCAACAGTTCCGGTGATTTTGTGGGCAAATGGGGCGTTCAGGGGTATGAAAACGGCGAGTTCGACACGCCCAATGCCGTTGCCGTTGACGGTTCCGGGAACGTGTTCGTTTGCGACAGCCGAAACGATCGCGTGCAGAAATTCGATTCCAACGGCGCTTTTCTTCTTGCGTGGGGAGATTGGGGAACCAATCCAGGCCAATTTCGCTATCAATACGGTATTGCGACTGATCATGCCGGCAATGTCTACGTTACCGACGGCAACTGCCGTGTACAAAAATTCAACAACAACGGCCAGTTTCTGAGCGTGTGGGGCGAATACGGCCAAGGCGAGGGACAGTTCGACGATCCAAGGGGAATTGCTGTGGACAATTCCCTGCATGTCTATGTCGTTGACAATCCGACGCATCGAGTACAGGTGTTCGATTCCGCAGGATCGTTCTTGTATCAGTGGGGAAGTAAGGGAGATGCCCTTGGCCGCTTTTACGGACCCAGTGGTATCGCTGTTGACAATGAAGGCCGTGTTGTTGTGGTTGATTCCGGAAATTCGCGCATCCAGAAATTTGTCGTCACGCCTGGAGGCGAAGGGGAAGGCGAAGGGGAAGGCGAAGGGGAAGGCGAAGGGGAAGGCGAAGGGGAAGGCGAAGGTGAAGGCGAAGGGGAAGGGGAAGGGGAAGGTGAAGGGGAAGGGGAAGGTGAAGGGGAAGGGGAAAATGGGAATGATTCCGATTTGGATGGATTGACCGACAGCCAAGAGGCCGCCCTTCAGACCGATCCCAACAATCCGGATACGGACGGCGACGGTATGACCGATGGGTTTGAAGTGGCCAACGGTTTTGATCCCCTTGTTTCCGACGCCGACGAGGATGCGGATGGCGACGGTTTCTGCAACCTGGAGGAATTTCTTCGCGGCTGGGATGCGTTGGATGCCGATTCTCCCAACGCGCGGATCTTTGTTTCACCCACAGGAAGCGATACCACCGGCGATGGTTCGGAGACAAATCCCTTGCGCACGGTAACGCATGCGTTGAGTCAGGCTGGCGCCTCGGCTGGCGCACCGGTCAGCGTGCTTTTGTTTCCGGGGATTTATACGGAAAACATTGTGCTTGCGCCATGGATCACGCTGTGCGGCACGGCGCCGGATGGCGCGATTATCGAAGGCGCGATTACCGGTGCGTCCTCGTCGGGCATCCGAAATCTGGAAGTGCGTGAGCCAGGAACGGCCGTCGCCGAATTGCTTTTGATCGACAACGTTGCCATGACCGTTGAGAACGTTCGTTTTTCCGGAAAAACAGGCAGTACCACCACGGGTATCAAGGTGTTGGAAGGCGGTTCCGAAAGACCGCTTATCGATCGTTGCCTGTTTACAGGGCTTGCCACAGGCGTGGATGCGCTTGGCGGCATTCCCTTGATTCGTCGTTCACTTTTCGAGAATCTGGGCGGCGACGGCATTGTCATCAGGGCGATTTCAAAAGCCGCAGGCGGCGATTTGAGCGATGCGCAAGACCCGAACGCCGGATTCAACACTTTCCGTATCGGCAGCATCGCGGGCCATGCCGTCGTAAATGAACGATCTCAAACGGTTCTTATGCAAAACAACGACTGGGATACCGACAATCCAGTTGAAATTGCCGCGGCTATTGCCGGTCAGGCCACTTTTGAGCCATTCCTTGCCAAGGGCGCGGGACTGATTCCGGCCGGCATTGTCTGCATGGTATGGAATTTCGATACGAAAGAGGCCATTTCCAACGCTTCGGTTCAATTGCAGCCGGGAACCTTCCGTCCCGTAACCGAAAACAGCGGAGGAATATATTCAATGGCATGTCTCGGCGCGGGGAATTATACCGTGACCGTCTCGGCTCCGGGATACGCGAACGTTTCACGGAATGTGGATGCGGTGGCCGGCACGTTGAAAACGCTTGTGTTCGGCATGAGTACGGTCCCGGTTCCCCCGGCCAACGGCGGTGGTTGTTTCGGCGGCACGCTAAGCGACATGCCGTGGCCGGTGAATCCTTCTTTGGACGCCGATAACCTTCTTCCCTGTCTGGCGATGCTGTTGTGCCTTGCATCGGCCTCGCGCATGGCGAAACGCGGGCGTGCATCGCTGCGCCGTGGAGATTGA
- a CDS encoding (Fe-S)-binding protein, with translation MPEFRKYERRPFDAEGCTRCGRCLSECPVMRLPEPEAKAEIASLIACLQGAGLARPSTEAVLRSCTSCFACDVLCPQDCRPANLFLAIWGRRFRERGLPERARYFLPHSRPNFRTYVLERMTAEEKDAVESWKSLEPVETFFYPGCNLITTPYLTFSKLFAGLPIRGALDYCCGEMYFRMGLEDLLEQVARKCTAYFRTLGAKTVYLQCTAGLNMFANVLPQFGADFAGIRFEPFLKRVFEGLESGEWPIVKRFNGQTVAVQDSCHAKIYEPGYADWPRKTLSLLGFSVREAPRHGDTGLCCGIGAGFSHEAAYGKFDLIRGQRACVHNLRDARADVVAVYCSGCLAMMSVARYVARLGSPVYHILELIQEAIGEQPLRRHRGVARNFLIGTLRNQGGGKRRFRPPPIEQSGDRP, from the coding sequence ATGCCGGAGTTCCGCAAATATGAACGAAGACCCTTCGACGCGGAGGGCTGCACGCGGTGCGGGCGCTGTTTGTCGGAGTGTCCGGTCATGCGCCTGCCGGAGCCGGAAGCGAAAGCGGAGATTGCATCGCTCATAGCCTGTCTGCAAGGGGCCGGACTTGCGCGGCCGTCCACGGAGGCCGTGCTGCGATCATGCACGAGTTGTTTTGCCTGCGACGTTCTGTGTCCGCAGGATTGCCGTCCGGCCAACCTGTTTCTTGCCATCTGGGGCCGGCGGTTCCGCGAGCGCGGTCTGCCGGAGCGTGCGCGGTATTTTCTGCCGCACAGCCGCCCGAATTTCCGGACCTACGTCCTGGAGCGGATGACCGCCGAAGAGAAAGACGCGGTCGAGTCGTGGAAAAGTCTCGAACCTGTCGAGACCTTTTTCTATCCGGGCTGCAACCTCATCACGACGCCGTACCTGACCTTCTCGAAGTTGTTTGCCGGACTGCCCATTCGCGGCGCGCTCGACTACTGTTGCGGCGAAATGTACTTTCGTATGGGTCTGGAGGACCTTCTCGAACAGGTGGCGCGGAAGTGTACGGCCTACTTCAGGACCCTTGGCGCGAAAACGGTTTATCTGCAATGCACGGCGGGGCTGAATATGTTTGCGAACGTGCTGCCGCAATTCGGCGCCGATTTCGCGGGCATCCGCTTTGAGCCGTTTCTCAAGCGGGTGTTCGAGGGTCTCGAATCGGGCGAATGGCCTATCGTGAAGCGGTTCAACGGCCAGACCGTCGCGGTCCAGGATTCGTGCCACGCGAAAATTTATGAGCCGGGTTATGCGGACTGGCCGCGCAAGACGCTTTCGTTGCTGGGATTTTCCGTGCGTGAGGCGCCGCGCCACGGCGATACGGGTCTTTGTTGCGGCATCGGTGCCGGGTTTTCCCACGAAGCCGCGTACGGCAAGTTCGATCTGATTCGCGGACAACGCGCCTGCGTGCACAATCTTCGAGACGCCCGGGCCGATGTCGTGGCGGTGTATTGCAGCGGCTGCCTCGCGATGATGTCCGTGGCGCGTTACGTGGCGCGGCTGGGAAGCCCCGTGTATCACATACTCGAATTGATTCAGGAAGCGATAGGGGAACAGCCCTTGCGCCGGCATCGCGGCGTTGCGCGAAACTTCCTGATCGGCACGTTGCGCAACCAAGGCGGCGGAAAACGGCGGTTTCGTCCCCCGCCCATTGAACAATCGGGAGACCGCCCATGA